The following are encoded in a window of Novosphingobium sp. ZN18A2 genomic DNA:
- a CDS encoding murein L,D-transpeptidase catalytic domain-containing protein has translation MKNTIDRRNLLKAGAFAGAALAMPARVFAQASPLTGQQRRILDVAKEQLERVRDRLWRTDLVGVADFGLPSSQPRLHFANLDQGTVRSFLVAHGIGSDPEHDGYLHNFSNVEGSRATSKGAFVTNEWYKGKYGTSIRLVGVDPTNSNALDRLIVMHPAWYANEDMVEKWGKLGRSDGCFAMGEQNFNEALWHLSGGRLLYSDQLGIA, from the coding sequence ATGAAGAACACGATCGACAGGCGTAACCTCCTGAAAGCGGGCGCATTCGCAGGCGCCGCGCTTGCCATGCCCGCGCGCGTCTTTGCGCAGGCATCACCGCTCACCGGCCAGCAACGCCGCATCTTGGACGTTGCGAAAGAGCAGCTGGAGCGCGTGCGCGACCGGTTGTGGCGCACCGACCTTGTCGGCGTGGCCGACTTCGGCCTGCCGTCCTCGCAGCCGCGCCTCCATTTCGCGAATCTCGACCAGGGAACGGTGCGCAGCTTCCTTGTCGCTCACGGCATCGGCTCCGACCCGGAGCATGACGGATACCTCCACAACTTCTCGAACGTCGAAGGCAGCCGCGCGACCAGCAAGGGCGCGTTCGTCACCAATGAATGGTACAAGGGCAAGTACGGCACCTCCATCCGGCTCGTCGGCGTCGACCCCACCAACAGCAACGCGCTCGACCGGCTGATCGTGATGCACCCGGCGTGGTACGCGAACGAGGACATGGTCGAAAAGTGGGGCAAGCTGGGCCGCAGCGACGGCTGCTTCGCGATGGGCGAACAGAACTTCAACGAAGCGCTGTGGCACCTTTCGGGCGGACGGCTGCTCTATTCGGACCAGCTGGGGATTGCTTGA